Proteins found in one Camelus bactrianus isolate YW-2024 breed Bactrian camel chromosome 5, ASM4877302v1, whole genome shotgun sequence genomic segment:
- the RBM45 gene encoding RNA-binding protein 45 isoform X2, which yields MDEAGSCASGGGFRPGVDSLDEPPNSRIFLVISKYTPESVLRERFSPFGEIQDIWVVRDKHTKESKGIAFVKFARSSQACRAMEEMHGQCLSPNDTKPIKVFIAQSRSSGSHRDVEDEELTRIFVMIPKSYTEEDLREKFKVYGDIEYCSIIKNKVTGESKGLGYVRYLKPSQAAQAIENCDRSFRAILAEPKNKASESSEQDYYSNMRQETLGHEPRVNMFPFEQQSEFSSFDKNDSRGQEAISKRLSVVSRVPFTEEQLFSIFDIVPGLEYCEVQRDPYSNYGHGVVQYFNVASAIYAKYKLHGFQYPPGNRIGVSFIDDGSNATDLLRKMATQMVAAQLASMVWNNPSQQQFLQFGGSSGSQLPQIQTDVVLPSCKKKAPPDTPVKERLFIVFNPHPLPLDVLEDIFCRFGNLIEVYLVSGKNVGYAKYADRISANDAITTLHGKILNGVRLKVMLADSPREESNKRQRTY from the exons ATGGACGAAGCGGGCAGCTGTGCGAGCGGCGGAGGCTTCCGCCCGGGTGTGGACAGCCTAGACGAGCCACCCAACAGCCGCATCTTCCTGGTGATCAGCAAGTACACGCCCGAGTCGGTGCTGAGGGAGCGCTTCTCGCCCTTCGGAGAGATCCAGGACATCTGGGTGGTGCGGGACAAGCACACCAAGGAGTCCAAGGGCATCGCCTTCGTCAAGTTTGCCCGCAGCTCGCAGGCCTGCAGGGCCATGGAGGAGATGCACGGCCAGTGCCTCAGCCCCAACGACACGAAGCCTATCAAG gtTTTCATTGCTCAGTCCAGATCATCTGGAAGTCACCGAGATGTTGAAGATGAAGAACTTACAAGAATATTTGTTATGATACCAAAGTCCTACACAGAAGAAGATCTACGGGAAAAATTTAAG GTATATGGAGATATCGAGTATTGCAGCATTATTAAGAATAAAGTAACTGGAGAAAGTAAAGGTTTGGGTTATGTGCGATACTTAAAACCATCACAAGCTGCCCAAGCAATAGAAAACTGTGATCGAA gcTTTAGGGCAATCTTGGCTGAACCTAAAAATAAAGCATCTGAATCCTCAGAACAAGATTATTACAGTAATATGAGGCAGGAGACTTTGGGACATGAACCTAGAGTAAATATGTTTCCATTTG AACAACAATCTGAATTTTCAAGTTTTGACAAGAATGACAGCAGAGGCCAGGAAGCCATCTCCAAACGCCTGTCAGTTGTATCAAGAGTTCCTTTCACCGAAGAGCAGCTTTTCAGCATTTTTGATATAGTACCAGGATTGGAATACTGTGAAGTTCAACGAGACCCTTATTCTAATTATG GTCATGGAGTGGTTCAGTATTTTAATGTAGCATCAGCTATTTATGCAAAATACAAGTTGCATGGATTTCAGTACCCTCCTGGGAATCGGATAGGTGTTTCCTTCATTGATGATGGGAGTAATGCAACAGA TCTCCTTAGAAAAATGGCAACGCAGATGGTAGCTGCACAGCTTGCATCAATGGTGTGGAATAACCCAAGTCAGCAGCAATTTTTG CAATTTGGAGGAAGTTCTGGATCACAGCTGCCTCAAATCCAGACAGATGTGGTACTTCCATCATGCAAGAAAAAAGCCCCTCCTGACACTCCTGTGAAAGAAAGACTTTTTATCGTGTTTAATCCTCATCCTTTACCTTTAGATGTACTAGAGGATATATTCTG CCGTTTTGGTAACCTGATCGAAGTTTACCTTGTGTCAGGAAAAAATGTGGGGTATGCCAAGTATGCAGATAGAATAAGTGCTAATGATGCCATTACTACTTTACATGGAAAGATCCTGAATGGAGTCAGACTTAAAGTTATGCTGGCAGATTCCCCAAGAGAAGAATCTAACAAACGACAGAGAACTTACTGA
- the RBM45 gene encoding RNA-binding protein 45 isoform X1 produces the protein MDEAGSCASGGGFRPGVDSLDEPPNSRIFLVISKYTPESVLRERFSPFGEIQDIWVVRDKHTKESKGIAFVKFARSSQACRAMEEMHGQCLSPNDTKPIKVFIAQSRSSGSHRDVEDEELTRIFVMIPKSYTEEDLREKFKVYGDIEYCSIIKNKVTGESKGLGYVRYLKPSQAAQAIENCDRSFRAILAEPKNKASESSEQDYYSNMRQETLGHEPRVNMFPFVGEQQSEFSSFDKNDSRGQEAISKRLSVVSRVPFTEEQLFSIFDIVPGLEYCEVQRDPYSNYGHGVVQYFNVASAIYAKYKLHGFQYPPGNRIGVSFIDDGSNATDLLRKMATQMVAAQLASMVWNNPSQQQFLQFGGSSGSQLPQIQTDVVLPSCKKKAPPDTPVKERLFIVFNPHPLPLDVLEDIFCRFGNLIEVYLVSGKNVGYAKYADRISANDAITTLHGKILNGVRLKVMLADSPREESNKRQRTY, from the exons ATGGACGAAGCGGGCAGCTGTGCGAGCGGCGGAGGCTTCCGCCCGGGTGTGGACAGCCTAGACGAGCCACCCAACAGCCGCATCTTCCTGGTGATCAGCAAGTACACGCCCGAGTCGGTGCTGAGGGAGCGCTTCTCGCCCTTCGGAGAGATCCAGGACATCTGGGTGGTGCGGGACAAGCACACCAAGGAGTCCAAGGGCATCGCCTTCGTCAAGTTTGCCCGCAGCTCGCAGGCCTGCAGGGCCATGGAGGAGATGCACGGCCAGTGCCTCAGCCCCAACGACACGAAGCCTATCAAG gtTTTCATTGCTCAGTCCAGATCATCTGGAAGTCACCGAGATGTTGAAGATGAAGAACTTACAAGAATATTTGTTATGATACCAAAGTCCTACACAGAAGAAGATCTACGGGAAAAATTTAAG GTATATGGAGATATCGAGTATTGCAGCATTATTAAGAATAAAGTAACTGGAGAAAGTAAAGGTTTGGGTTATGTGCGATACTTAAAACCATCACAAGCTGCCCAAGCAATAGAAAACTGTGATCGAA gcTTTAGGGCAATCTTGGCTGAACCTAAAAATAAAGCATCTGAATCCTCAGAACAAGATTATTACAGTAATATGAGGCAGGAGACTTTGGGACATGAACCTAGAGTAAATATGTTTCCAT TTGTTGGAGAACAACAATCTGAATTTTCAAGTTTTGACAAGAATGACAGCAGAGGCCAGGAAGCCATCTCCAAACGCCTGTCAGTTGTATCAAGAGTTCCTTTCACCGAAGAGCAGCTTTTCAGCATTTTTGATATAGTACCAGGATTGGAATACTGTGAAGTTCAACGAGACCCTTATTCTAATTATG GTCATGGAGTGGTTCAGTATTTTAATGTAGCATCAGCTATTTATGCAAAATACAAGTTGCATGGATTTCAGTACCCTCCTGGGAATCGGATAGGTGTTTCCTTCATTGATGATGGGAGTAATGCAACAGA TCTCCTTAGAAAAATGGCAACGCAGATGGTAGCTGCACAGCTTGCATCAATGGTGTGGAATAACCCAAGTCAGCAGCAATTTTTG CAATTTGGAGGAAGTTCTGGATCACAGCTGCCTCAAATCCAGACAGATGTGGTACTTCCATCATGCAAGAAAAAAGCCCCTCCTGACACTCCTGTGAAAGAAAGACTTTTTATCGTGTTTAATCCTCATCCTTTACCTTTAGATGTACTAGAGGATATATTCTG CCGTTTTGGTAACCTGATCGAAGTTTACCTTGTGTCAGGAAAAAATGTGGGGTATGCCAAGTATGCAGATAGAATAAGTGCTAATGATGCCATTACTACTTTACATGGAAAGATCCTGAATGGAGTCAGACTTAAAGTTATGCTGGCAGATTCCCCAAGAGAAGAATCTAACAAACGACAGAGAACTTACTGA